One Thermodesulfobacteriota bacterium genomic window, TACCAGCTATTTCGAATACTATGAGGAGGAAAACTATCCATATGAGCTTTAAAAAAGCTATTAAGGAAATTTTGGAGCAGATTGGGGAAGACCCCAAGAGAGAAGGGCTAAGAGACACACCCGATAGAATGGAGCGTATGTTCCATGAGATCACTTCGGGCTATAATGTAGATCCTAAAGAGGTTATCAACGAGGCTGTTTTTCATATTAAATATGATGAAATGGTAGTGGTAAAAGATATTGAGTTCTATAGTCTATGTGAGCACCACATGCTTCCTTTTTTTGGAAAATGCAACATAGCATATATACCAAATGGAAAAGTTGTTGGGCTTAGCAAGATACC contains:
- the folE gene encoding GTP cyclohydrolase I FolE, yielding MSFKKAIKEILEQIGEDPKREGLRDTPDRMERMFHEITSGYNVDPKEVINEAVFHIKYDEMVVVKDIEFYSLCEHHMLPFFGKCNIAYIPNGKVVGLSKIPRIVEVFSRRLQVQERMTVQIAEFLKKELDPQGVAVVVEAYHLCMAMRGVKKSEANMLTSSMRGAFKKDERTRAEFLSFIGRDLK